In the genome of Pelmatolapia mariae isolate MD_Pm_ZW linkage group LG4, Pm_UMD_F_2, whole genome shotgun sequence, the window CTTTATAAATACACAGCACATGGCGCATGCTTTGGAAATCTCATTTTTTAAACCCTTTGCATCTTCTAAACTCAGTCAACAGACAGTCATACACAAATAGCTtcagaaaaaaaggtttattttattCCTCAGACTACAGTGTCAAGGTAAATACAGACAAGCTTTCAGCGTATTTCATTAAGCTATATGCCCTCATCCTCCGGTGAGTCATCCTTTGATTTCCATTTCTAAAGATTCCATTTTAAAACTGAATGCTATTGaaacagagagaagctgtgattatacagtgtgtgtgtgtgcgtgtgtgtgtgtgtgtgtgtgtgtgtgtgtgtgtgtgtgtgtgtgtgtgatggggggctgggagggtggggggtgaaTTTATAAACAAACTAAATTCATATCTTAAGCAGATTTACTGAAGGGTAATATCCAGGTATACAGACACATGTCAGCAACAATACATCTGTTAAATCATGCATGCCTGCTGTATTAGAAACAGTCTACCAGGAAGAAGCAGAAGGCAGAGAATGAATTCTGCTGTCAGGAAACATGACAAAAATACTGGTATCAAGGGGCTCTTTAATATGCCTGCTGGCCCATGGGTGTAAGAAGCTTATCCCACACCTCTACCTTCATGATAGCTTTGCCTAGAGGACACATAGTGGCCCTGATATCTAGGCGGTTACCCATGTAATTGATTCCTGACCCAGTGGCTTCCTCCCTGACAAACCCATGTTCATGCTGATTCTTCTCGTAGTACATTTCTTTGTACAAATCCTTGTCACAGTTACGGCCCCTTTTATAGATGCCCACTGCAAACCAGTTCTTGTACAGGTTGTAGTCCCAGGGGACGGAGAACATTAGAGCCACAGTCTCAGCGAAGTCATTCTGTGACCTCTCGAAAAGGTCATAGGTCAGTACACCAACAGCTCCTGTTGCTTTGCTGCTGGACTTGGTGAATGTGCAAACCTCTGTCTTTAGAGGGCGCACTGTAGGTTGCGGTGGGTTGTATGCCTCCCCATTCTCAAGGTATACCCTAATTAGTacacaaatagaaaaatgcattcaacattttttttttttggtcttctATGTATTTCATATAAGCCCGAAAAGTCACAACTCCAACACAGGCTGGGCTTACCTGGGGTTAATAAGACAGTAGCTGTTAGTGAGATTTGATATTTCGATGGTCACACTTCTCTTGCTGCTCACGTCAGCAGCTACAGCTTCAGCTGTCTCTGTCATGTTGCAGTGGCTGCGAGCTCTGTTGatctaataaaaaataatttaaatgtcaACCAGCTCATACCTGTAACCTGGATGTTTATTTCCTCCTAACTGCAGTGAGAATCATAGGAATAAACTTATAACAATATAGAACTCAGGTTTAACCTCGTCTCTGATGATGTACTCTAACATCATTACACTGACCTTCAAAAGCACATATCGACTGTCACTGCGTAAAAATAGTGTATTTCACAGGCTAATGAGATTTTACAAGAGAACAGAGAATTGCTGCAGTATTTTAACAGTGTACCACTCCAGTGACAGTACTTTATAATTAGTACTACACAGTAATAAAGTTagagtgaaaatgaaagaacaTGATCACTCATTTTATCAGCAGATAcattaaagaaatcaaacaaaagCCTCATCAAACTTTTATATATCTTACAAATTATAAGAGCTAGGAGAGCCATTgttctaaatgtattttcccTAAATGAAGTGACTTACCTGCTGAGAAGTGCTGTTAGTACTTGAAGtccaaaaacagtaaaagttgCTAgttggttttcctttttttctttttcttctttttttccccaaggaTGTATTAATCACTCAGAAAACCCTCCCAATGGAAGTACAACCCTGCTTAAACACAGGATAGCACACCCTCTTTCCAAACACATGACCCACACGAAAAGAAGACTATGAGAACAAATATTACTGTTTTCCCCCTGTGGGATGAAACAGCCACACCCTAGTCTGTAGCTAAGTTGAACAGTTTCCAACAATTTCCCGTTGGATCCCAACCACTGAGGTGAGCCCTTCAAGCCTATTATAACAAGACATGAATGTGGTTTGGGACTGTCATTTCTCTTGTattgtgaaacagtgaaaaaagcaAATCAAACAAGT includes:
- the apnl gene encoding actinoporin-like protein; translated protein: MTETAEAVAADVSSKRSVTIEISNLTNSYCLINPRVYLENGEAYNPPQPTVRPLKTEVCTFTKSSSKATGAVGVLTYDLFERSQNDFAETVALMFSVPWDYNLYKNWFAVGIYKRGRNCDKDLYKEMYYEKNQHEHGFVREEATGSGINYMGNRLDIRATMCPLGKAIMKVEVWDKLLTPMGQQAY